The Streptomyces sp. ALI-76-A nucleotide sequence CTCGTGGTTGGTCCGGCTCGACTGGCGGCTGATGTTCTTCCGTCCGTACCAGCAGTGGCCCCAGTTCCACGCCTTCGCCGACTACTACGTGGTGCTCGGCCAGCGCGGCCCGACCGCGGTGATGGTCGCCGCTTGGCTGAGCTGGCGCTCGTGGCGGCAGCACGTCGTCCGTCCGCTGCTGGTGCTCGGTGTCTCGCTGCTTCTGCTGAACATCACCGTCGGCGTCGCCAAGATCGGCTTGGGCCGCCTCGGCCCGCACCGCGCGACCGTGATCGGCTCGAACGAGATGGGCCTTGGCGGCGATATTTTCCCCAGCGGCCACACCGCGAACGCTGTGGTGACTTGGGGCATCCTGGCATACCTGGCATCCACCCCGAGAGCGCGGCGCTGGCTGTCCGCCCTGTCGGCGGCGACCGCGCTCGGCGTCGGCCTCACCACCGTCTACCTCGGTACGCACTGGCTGAGCGACGTCCTGCTCGGCTGGGCCACGGGGCTGCTGATTCTGCTGGCTCTGCCGTGGTTCGAGCCGCTGATCGCCCGGACCGAGGTGTGGATACGCGACCGGCGTGACCAGTTGCGCACTTGGTGGCGGGCCCCGGACGTTCACGGCGCGCCCGCGCCCGCTCCGGCAGGTCCGCCCGTGGTGCTGGTGCGGCGTTCCCCGGCCGAAGGGAGGCCCCCGGCGCGCGACACGGTATCGCCTGCGAGCCGCTCGCCCCGTGCGCCGGTGCACCCGCGACCGGCCCGCACACGGCCCGCTCGGAGCTCGCGTCGATCATCCACGTCGACAGTCGCAGGCCACCGAGCGCCGACGGCATGCCGTGCGGGACGACCTCGGCGTCCCGACCTCTGACAGGCGGCTGACCGGCACGGCACGCGCCAACGGGACCGCACGCACACCACATCACCCACAACGGCGCAGGACCCGGCTCCCGATGAGCAAAAGCCGGGGCCTGCGCCGTTGCGGGCGTGCCGTATCAGGCCCTTGCAGCATCTGGTCAGTGCTGCGACGCAGCTCACCAACGGCCTTCCCAAGACCGGCCTGGTGACGACATCAGGCTGGCAGGATCCGTACCGGCTGCTAGCTAGTGCCGCATCAGGCAACGTTCGCCCTGTCGATGACGGTGCGGAGGCGTTGGTCGTTGGCATGACGGTTCCGCCAGATGATGTAGCGGCGGATCATGCTGCCCTGTTCCTTGTGGTCTACGTGGTCGGTGCCGTCGAGGGTGAAGTAGCGCAGGGCGGTGAACTGGGCCTCGATCCGGTTCAGCCAGGAGCTGTTGGTCGGGGTGTAGGCGATCTCGACATTGTTCGCCACGGCCCAGGCGCCGACCCGCTGACACTTCTTGGTCGTCAGATGCGGGGAGAAGTTGTCGCAGACGATCGCGATGCGGATCCCGGGCGGATAGAGGGACCGCAGGTAGCGGCAGAACTCCAGGAACTGTGTGCGCTTCTTGACGGGCTTGATATGCCCGTAGAGCTTGTTCTTCGTCAGGTCCAGGGCGGCGAACAGATGCCGCACCCCGCCGTAGCGGTTGTAGGTGGCCCGGCGTCTGCGGCGGGGTTCACGGTCGGGGTCTTTGTGCTTGCCACCGCGTTCGGCCCATTGTCGGCCAGGGTGTGGCATCAGGTTGAACGGGCCGAACTCATCCACGCAGAAGATAATTTCCGGCTCTCCCTCTTCGGGCATGACCTCGCCGTCGGCGATCGCGTAGAGATGCTCGACCCGCGCCTTCTTCGCCGCGTATTCCGGGTCGCGGGAGGTCTTCCAGGTCTTCAGGCGTTGAAAGGAGACGCCGTCCTCGCGGAGCAGGATGCGCAGGCCCTCGTGGCTGATGTCGTCGACCACCCCCTCAGCAACCAGGAAGTCGGCCAGCTTGGCCAGGCTCCAGGTCGAGAACGGCAGGTGGTGCTCGGCAGGCCGGGACTTGGCAATCTTCTTGATTTCGCGGCGTTCGGGCAGCGTGAACGTCTTCGGCCGTCCGCCCTTGTACTTCGGGTAGAGCGAGTCGAAGCCGTCGGCGTTGAAGTTGTGGATCACGTCGCGGACCCTGTCGTCACTGGTGAACGTGACCTCGGCGATCTTCGCCACTGGCATGCCCTGCGCGGACAGCAGGACCATCTGAGCCCGCCGCCAGGTCACCACCGACCCTGTGCCCCTGCGGATGATCCGCAGAAGCCGTCTGCCTTCGTCGTCCTCGATCTCACGGACACGTACTCGCTCAGCCACCCGCACAGCTTCCCTGCCGCGCGCCGCCGGCGAGTCTCATTCCGTCGGCGTGCCGATCCGAAGCCGATTGCCGTCAGGGTCGCGCAGCTCAATCTCACGCGCCCACGGAGCGTCCTTCGCCTGCACACCGAACTCGGAGGCGATGGCCTCGACATCACCGAAGCGGAGGTAGACCAACGTGTTGGGGCGGGCGTCGCCCGTGTGCTCCGACAAGAACAACCGCACCCCGCCCCGGGCGACCTCGACGAACGCGGGAAGTCCCGGCTCGAAGCGGTGTTCCCACTGCTTAGCGAAGCCCAGTCGCTGGTACCACGCGACAGCCGCCGCAGCGTCCTCGACGCGAAGAATGGGAATGACTTCCTCGTCCATGGCGCCATCGTCGCAGACCGCCCAGGGCGAACGTTGCCTGATGCGGCACTAGCGTCGGGTCAGTTCGTCGTATTGGTCGGCGTCCGGCACCGGGGAGCGGCTCACCCGGATCTTCGACTGGCCGTGGGGCCGCTTCTCCCAGTCGTCCATGAAACTCCCGTGAAGGCCGTGTTTACGAGCCAGGGCCAGGAGGGTCGCGGCGCGGTAGTAGAAGTCCTCGCACAGCACCTGGTGTTCGGTGCCTTCGGTGCGGTCGAAGGTGAAGTCGAAGAATCCCTTCTCGGTCAGGACTCTTCCGACGTTTGCGAGGCACTCCTCGATCACCTCCAGCGGCGAGTGGGAGAAGAAGCTGTGCGCGTGCACGACGTCGAAGTGGTCGCCGGGCAGGAAGTCCAGGGTGAGGTCGCCAGTGATGGTCAGGTGCGGCAATTTGTCCTGGAGCCCGCGTTCGACGAGGGTTTTCTTGGCGGCGACCAGGATGTCCGGCGAGATATCGATGCCGTAGTAGTTGCCGGTGTCGAGGTAGTCGATGAAGCGCCAGCCGCCGCGCAGGTTGCCGCAGCCGATGTCGAGCATCCGGTGCTCGGGGCGTAGCCCGTGCTCGACCAGGTAGTCGAACTGCAGCTGCCCGAGTGCCAGCCAGCGCTCATGGGTCTGGCTGCCGACCGCGGCCTCCGGGTTGCGGCGGGCGTCGCAGGCCATTACCGCCCGGTAGTAGCTGACGTGGTCGGGGTGCTTCAGGCGCAGCCAGGTGTCGCGGGTGGCGCGGCGGAGGTACGGGGCGACGCGACCGGGGTGGGTCAGGGCGTAGCCGACCCTGTGGGTGAAGGTAGAGCGGTTACGCTGCAGCTTCTTCGGGGATTTCGCATCCTGGGCCATGGCGGCGACCTCCGTACGAGGGGCGCCCCCCGGATGCGGGGAGCGTCCTGTGACAAGGGATGAAGACAAGGGCCAAAACAAGCCGGTGAGCGACCGGGCTTACCAGCGCACCGGCCCGTAGCGTCCTGGGTGGGCCCCACGCCAAAATAAGGGGCCGCCGCACGCGACACACGCCACCATGCACGCGACGGCCGCCCGAGGGCCGACGCCTGCCTCTTGGGTCACCTCGTGGTAGCGGGCCAGCATGCACCTGCGCGGCCTTGTCCCCCGGTCGCCGACCCCACTCCTCGAGCATGCGCACGTCAGGACAGCCGGATTGAACCCATTTGACAGGTATCACCTAGAAA carries:
- a CDS encoding methyltransferase → MAQDAKSPKKLQRNRSTFTHRVGYALTHPGRVAPYLRRATRDTWLRLKHPDHVSYYRAVMACDARRNPEAAVGSQTHERWLALGQLQFDYLVEHGLRPEHRMLDIGCGNLRGGWRFIDYLDTGNYYGIDISPDILVAAKKTLVERGLQDKLPHLTITGDLTLDFLPGDHFDVVHAHSFFSHSPLEVIEECLANVGRVLTEKGFFDFTFDRTEGTEHQVLCEDFYYRAATLLALARKHGLHGSFMDDWEKRPHGQSKIRVSRSPVPDADQYDELTRR
- a CDS encoding IS630 family transposase; the encoded protein is MAERVRVREIEDDEGRRLLRIIRRGTGSVVTWRRAQMVLLSAQGMPVAKIAEVTFTSDDRVRDVIHNFNADGFDSLYPKYKGGRPKTFTLPERREIKKIAKSRPAEHHLPFSTWSLAKLADFLVAEGVVDDISHEGLRILLREDGVSFQRLKTWKTSRDPEYAAKKARVEHLYAIADGEVMPEEGEPEIIFCVDEFGPFNLMPHPGRQWAERGGKHKDPDREPRRRRRATYNRYGGVRHLFAALDLTKNKLYGHIKPVKKRTQFLEFCRYLRSLYPPGIRIAIVCDNFSPHLTTKKCQRVGAWAVANNVEIAYTPTNSSWLNRIEAQFTALRYFTLDGTDHVDHKEQGSMIRRYIIWRNRHANDQRLRTVIDRANVA
- a CDS encoding glyoxalase superfamily protein; amino-acid sequence: MDEEVIPILRVEDAAAAVAWYQRLGFAKQWEHRFEPGLPAFVEVARGGVRLFLSEHTGDARPNTLVYLRFGDVEAIASEFGVQAKDAPWAREIELRDPDGNRLRIGTPTE